AattgattgtaaaaaacctaaggaccaaaagtctgtctcagggccaaaaggctggcCGAGCTGCGAGAACAGCCAACGCCTCCAGGCTACGGCAACTCGCTCACCACCTTTtacccgaggggcagcttaggctctgaggaagttttcTACAAATGATATGTTCAGAggcgagacagagggcagaggctcggaaatacaataaaacgaTTAAAAAGCGTATACACATAAGTACTTTATAAAGGCCTCAATGGCCACAAACATCACGGTATGATAATAATCccaatctatttacatggcccctttggcccaggtcaaggcttaggGTCTCCTGCATCGGTGGACGGCGAGGGAGGAACCatctcctcttcgaacagcttagcCAGTGTCGTGTCGgggccctcagccgcctccattAGCCTcgtgacctcctcatcggcctcctcatcatcctcagccaagacATAACCGTCActaacagcctcgaggttgacgccggcgtagtgcgaggagacgatggccagggcgcgcttgacacctgTGTGCAACGCCTCCCAGAGTCGCTGGCAcgcttggccgctcaacgcagtcaagcggctcctaagggagctgcccgactcaaccccctcaacctctagggcctcgcagacgGTACGGGCAGCGCTCTGCAGCGCGTTGTGCTCCtcgatctcggcctcgagcaccgcctgcactacgacagaggcctcagctgcccagGAGACCTCCTTCTCTAACCCTACGCCAaaacaagcaggatggggttaagcgcaaaagaaaataagccaaatagggacgaaggcctacgggactcaccctcggtcttctctttccagcgctggacttcgacccgagaggcctcgactTTCTCTTTCTAGCGCTGGacctcgacctg
Above is a genomic segment from Miscanthus floridulus cultivar M001 chromosome 3, ASM1932011v1, whole genome shotgun sequence containing:
- the LOC136544634 gene encoding uncharacterized protein — encoded protein: MEVEDLCLRCADMKAEVAMAQEQASPLAARIKELEEELTRVAGERDSFRSRAEEATASAKAITGQLGAEQGAHLQVKGALAEARKVAEASQAEALVWKGKAEGLEKEVSWAAEASVVVQAVLEAEIEEHNALQSAARTVCEALEVEGVESGSSLRSRLTALSGQACQRLWEALHTGVKRALAIVSSHYAGVNLEAVSDGYVLAEDDEEADEEVTRLMEAAEGPDTTLAKLFEEEMVPPSPSTDAGDPKP